In Pongo abelii isolate AG06213 chromosome X, NHGRI_mPonAbe1-v2.0_pri, whole genome shotgun sequence, one DNA window encodes the following:
- the LOC112130786 gene encoding ATP synthase membrane subunit K, mitochondrial-like, translated as MAGPESDAQYQFTGIKKYFNSYTLTGRMNYVLVTYRSIALIVLYFKLRSKKTPAMKAT; from the coding sequence ATGGCAGGTCCAGAAAGTGATGCACAATACCAGTTCACtggtattaaaaaatatttcaactctTATACTCTCACAGGTAGAATGAATTATGTACTGGTCACATACAGAAGCATTGCTTTGATTGTCTTATATTTCAAGTTAAGGTCCAAAAAAACTCCAGCTATGAAAGCAACATAA